The Erigeron canadensis isolate Cc75 chromosome 1, C_canadensis_v1, whole genome shotgun sequence genome segment ATGTGATAATACTGAATATAGATGGAGATGGTCTTAAACTTGTCTCTTGTTATTCTATCTattgaactttcaaaacttaaaacttatattgtatgcatcaaattttttatttgttgctaATGTATGTGTTCGATTTACCTTTTTATCAAgtaacaaatatttttattagcATAACATTGGTCTCATCATTTATcatgttattatattattatagctaacattatatagtttacaaGTCACACACATATAATAAATAGAGTGAAAGTTTGATACATTCACTAAAGGCTTTAATATAATCATTGAATATACTGCAAAATAACAAGACTAAACACATTTAACACACTTGTCTCGATTAAGTCATCGTAATCCTTAAATCATATTGCCAAACATAttcttttaaaagttaaaaacttagAAGTTAGAAGTAGAACTTAGAAGCAGACATAGGTGAAAATCGGTTCTTCCGGAACCGATTCTGGTCAATGAATGTGGGATCGGTTTTGACCAAGAACGGGATATGGTTCAGAACTGATTTTGGCCAACTTtgaccagttttttttttaggttttttttctcAACAACCGGAACCAAACCGATTTGGAACCAGTTTCAAACTGACGGTTCTTCAAAAACTAGATCCAGTTCCTCGAGAGCCGATTTTTTCGTTTTtgatttcagtttttttttttagattggTACTTGAGTAACTGATTTTCTTTGATATGTCTACTTAGAAGTATAAAAATCATGCCAATAAGGTTGGTGGCCCATTAATAAGATCTTTGATTTGAGAGGATCTATTTGGGTTGAAGTCCCATTTTCCATATTTATGTGGATTAATAGGATTTTTTGAGACACCCTAGTAGGAGTAGGAGTAAGATAACATGtggtaaaaagaaaataaaaaattttctgGAGTCCAAAACCCATAACATAGGGCCCAATAGCTCAAAAGTATATACCAAATAATTTGGCAATAATCAGTTAATCacccacacatatatatttacccTGATATTCTATTTACATCGCTCAAAGGGTTTATATACTATCTCACTCCCACTCTGCAAACCATAAAAGTCTTTTGCAGAATTCCAATTCCCAAGAAAAATCATCTTCGACactcataatataatatatatataatataataatattcatTACACACACTGACACACACAAAGAAACCCAAGAATGACTCATTGCTGACCGCCTCTTGTACCTCAAGAATCAGACACTCGGTGTGTGTAATCAATGCTATTGCTTCTCATTTGatcaaattaatattttttactaCAAGGGTTTCACCTCATTGGTAATATATTTATACTGCTCTGTTTtaagttttgaattttttacatcctatgttaagtttttgaaatttCTGAACATTTGTTTTGCTGTTTAGTTATATGGGTATGAATCTTTTTGTGCcttttttcatgttttattgataaagttttgatctttattGAAAAATGTGAGTTATTGATTTTGGTTTGGGTAGATGAGttcttttaaaaaagttacTGTGGGAAGTTTGCTAGCTTGGGTAAATAATAGATTTGGTTTTCGCCTTTTTGGGTTCAGTTTATCTGGGAATACGGTTCTTTTGACTAAGGATGTACATAGGTTATTACATAGACTATTTCCGAACCTTTTCCACACAACTTGAGACCTTTTGTGGGGCATCACATCTTCTGGCCACCTTGGTGGTGGTTAATTTGGCAGCtttaaacaaaatgaaaatttacTGTAATTGTCATTCCTGCATTATTATCCTGTTTTCTTAAAACGTAAGTAGGTAACACTCAAtaccgtcttccacgggttctGGTCCCGATAACGTGTACGAcagtgtatggggaggttgagaTTTAGACAACCTTACCACCTCCGGCCTTGCGAGGAGTAAGGATTGAACgcttgacctctgtctccaggaGTAGGAtgttaaccacttgatccagtcttgcttgtttttgttttcttaaaatgtaaattgtttaattttttaatagtttctcatggtttctttttttttttttttgcttgtcTAATAATAGAAGTCTGTTTTGAAGATTAGGTTTTCTATTCAGTTACTTATCATAATTGATTACCTTTTCGTGTATGTTCAAAAAGTGTTTACTATTATTGCCAAATGACAACTGCAAGATTAAATTTGTAGAAAGTTCAATGCAGATTGCAACTTTCCCTTTTTGGTAatgttttaatcttaaatgactTCATTTCAATGAACAGACCTGATGGATCAAGATAATACAATGGCtgaatcaaaatcaagaaaacaaCGTCTCTTGAAGGATCAAGTTCGTTTAGTAAAGAGAAAAGATAATGAACGTTTTGAAATTGTTCAGATAAAAGATAATCTATCCTTTGAAAAGGGCTTTTTTGTTGTAATCCGGGCATGCCAAATGCTATCGCAAAAGAATGACGGAATCATATTGGTTGGGTTAGCCGGTCCTTCTGGTGCTGGAAAGACTGCATTCACCGAGAAAATACTTAACTTCATGCCAAGTGTTGCAGTTATATCAATGGATAACTATAATGATGCCACTCGAGTAATTGATGGTAACTTTGATGGTAAGATTTCACATCATTCGTTAAGTATGACATTTACATGTCAATGTTCAAGAAGCGAAATGagcaataatatattttattttattttgcaaACAGATCCTCGTTTGACAGACTATGATACACTGCTAAAAAACATTCATGATCTGAAAGAGGGGAAGACAATTGAAGTTCCAATTTACGATTTCAAGTCTAGCTTTCGCACAGGTTACAGgtttgtatttcttttttttgcATAAGATTATTTaggggtgtttggatgtgtgtTTTTGTAAAGCAATTGTGTAATGTTGAATAATCAGACAGTCATCTATAATAAAGCAAGCTCTGGAAAATAGTGTTTGGGTGTGCTTCTGGTTGAAGCTTCAATAACCAGATAATcatctgtttaagtttgtaATAACATAGCTGTCATTTATACTCTATTAATAACACACACGTTTAGTGGAACTTATGTGTTTATATAATGGTGGCAGAACACTTGAAGTCCCTAGCTCCCGTATCGTGATAATTGAGGGGATCTATGCATTGAGTGAAAAATTGCGGCCCTTGTTGGATCTTCGGGTATCTGTGACTGGTGGTGTTCATTTTGATCTTGTTAAACGAGTTTTAAGGGACATACATCGTGCTGGACAAGAACCCGAAGAAATCATATACCAGATATCTGAAACGGTTTGTTCTGATTCTTTTAGAGAAATGTTCAATTTCATACAACAATGCCCAATCCTGTCAAAGGCATGAATGGTGAATTCAATAGCCTTTTTATACCCTTTTGATCAATTTCTACATGTAGGTTTATCCAATGTATAAGGCATTCATAGAACCTGACCTCCAAACCGCTCATATAAAGATTGTCAACAAGTTTAATCCCTTCACAGGATTCCAAAATCCCACTTACATATTAAAGGTACCTTTTTCCCTTCATTATTGCTATactaaattaacaaaattaacaCTGATGAACTCATGAGATTATGAACATATTAGTCATCGAGGGATGTTAGTGTGGAACAAGTGAAGTCTGCCATGTCAGAAGAGCATACTGAAGCTTTGGaacaaatatatgatatatttctGCTGCCACCTGGTGAAGATCCAGAAACCTGCCAATCATATCTGAGGATGCGGAATAGGGAAGGCAAATATAATCTTATGTTTGAGGTTTGCATTTAATCTTGaaaaatgtttatgtttgtCTGTTTTACTTGCTCTTGTTGAAAGTcgtccttttttatttttttttgtcaaattagGAATGGGTTACAGATCCTCCATTTATAATATCTCCAAGAATTAGTTTTGAAGTTAGTGTTCGGCTTCTTGGTGGTCTAATGGCATTAGGGTATACAATAGCATCCATCCTTAAGAGAAGCAGCCACGTGTTCAAAGATGACAGGGTGTGTGTGAAAATCGACTTTTTGGAACAAGTTAATCGTCATTATGTTCAGGTATGACACACCTTTGACTTTAACTTTGAAATTCTTCATTGTAAGCTGAATGGTTAACTTATGATAAGGTACTTGGAAGAGACCGGCTAAGTGTAAGATGCGTTGCTGAGCAGCTGGGTTTGGAAGGCTCATACATTCCTCGTACATATCTTGAACAAATGAAGCTTGAGAAGCTCTTAAATGAAGTCATGGTATGAGAATTATCAAAGTTAGAGTTGGCAAAATTGGTGGTTCAAGTGGTTTGGGTATCAAAATGGGTGCTGGGTCAGCTACAATTGGGTTGACCAGCAAATacttgtttgtacatttatctTATGGGTTTGACTTGTTAAAGATTAAGCCCAACCCAAAACAACCAATTCATTATTTCCACCTCTGAATTGAAAACCACTTCACCTTGTGCTTTAAACTCGATGTATTGTATATGTCAATTTCTTTAGGTACTACCCGAGGATTTAAAAACAAAACTGAGCATAGATGAGGAAATGCTTTCAACTCCTAAAGGTTCAATTACCGTTGAgacaatgaaaaataaaattctcaaaaggtATCGTTCACTAACTCCTACTAAATTACTTCTGTTGTAATGGTTTTAACCATAATACACTTAATTGCAGTGGAATGTCATATTCATATTCAACGGCTAGGGATAAAAATCTGACCTCCATTAATAGTCAGAGGTTTGAGGAGCCAACTGCCACATTAGCAAGCCAGGTGAGCTCTTATGTATCTTTAACTGATATAAGTGTACCAAAAACTTTAAAGGTTCTAATGTTTAACTTATGGTCATTTTCATACTCTTCAGGGAGCAATTAGTCAACTCTCGGACCAGATTTCCGCTTTAAATGATCGTATGGATGAATTTACATCTCGGGTCGATGAACTGAATTCACAACTTAGTAGAGGGGCAAATTCTGGTATTCAAAGTCAACAGAGAATCGACTCGGGCAATGGAAATGGATCAGGATCTGCGTCAACTTCATACTTTACATCTCCTTTAGCAAATAGTTCATCAAATGGAAACACAGTACGACATTCGTCGTCTTCAAGTCAGTTATCCAAGGAGTTTAATTTGGCTGAAGAGGTAATCTTTTTGTTTCGAAAATCTTTGAATACTGATAATCATTGAAACTTTATATGCTATTTGATTTTGTGAAACAGATATCAGGAATTGCAAGAAATCAACTCAAAATTATGCATCAGCTTGACGTTCTCAACACTAGCCTCCGTGATAAGATGGGAGAGAGATCTCGCCAGGAAAGACGGGTCAAGAAAAGTAAAGGGGTCGAGATTGATGCAGTTGTGGTTTCTGTACTATTAGCATTGGCTTGTGGCGGCATTGGGATTTTCTTCTTGAAGGGGAGTTCATCAAGAAATTGATTCTTTGATTTTTGGTAGCTTttctttacaaattttttttactattttgaCGAGAAACTAGAATGTTCATGGGTCATATTGATCTATGGTTTTGCAAACTCTAGATATGAGTTAAGTTCTCCCTTCCttttgagtttttataaaagaaaggtTCGTTTTAGCCTTGATCGGGTATGGTCATTGATAGTTCGATTTTTACTTCCTTGAAAATGAAATCTTGCAACATGTCAGAATTACTTAGTTGGTTGTCCAGAAATAGGTGAGGCATAAAGGCCCTTAAATGACCGCTTGGAGAGCTCATTTTTCACATAAACATTCATCAATGATTAGCCGATCATTTTGGGTGCCGAGCTTATAAAAGTGGAATCTTCTGCCTTAGTATTTACGCCTATTCATAACGATGTATGTTTACGTTTATTTTGTTTATGCTCGTTTGTTTGTCATCTTTTACCCTTTCAACTGCACAAACAcgaaatatattttcttaacaaaccAAGTATGCACAAACACAAAAAGTCCATTAGTTTACTCGGCTGACAAACGCTTGCTAGCAAGCTCCATTGATGTTCGTTTGGTTGGTTTATAGTCATGCTACCCACTATTGAAAATATACGGTTGTGTGCATGTACTTTCTTGTAAGAAAAATGATACAGTATATACACTTAAAAACATGTCTGATTAAAATACTATAACACATGATAGAATCAAATGTAAAGATAAGGAAAGATAATCGAGTAATTTTATATACCTTAAATTTCATAAAGTAGGCATGAATCTAACTCGTGTTTTAGATATATCATAGataaaaattgaataaaaatacTCATAAGCCCAATTAAAGTCTACATGCATTGTATCTCTCTAGTTTTAGactgtaataaaaaaaatccttaaaaaaagAAACGTATGACGACATGACCACTCGTGGGGGCCTCAAATAATACTACGAGTACAACAAATATATTCTTGTTGTTTTCTTAGTGTTGTATTAGCTCACTCTCCTCCTGTCTGTCTGCAACAACTGATAATACCATTATTGTTTGcaataaagaaagataaacaaTGAAGAATCCTCATCTTTTTCGATCACTCATGACAGCTACTTATTCCTCTAATAAGGTTTTTCTtacagcttttttttttttttttttatcttctgtTTTGATCATTTCTTGACTTATAATAGTCAACCCCCCTTTATTCTTTTGATCATAATTGACGTTGATATTGTTTGAATTATTATGATATACAGTTCTATTGTTATATATGGATGGATTATTTGGCATATTGATTATTAGATTCTTCgtacaaaataataatttaatcaaTCCATGTCAAATTTGAGTTCAAGATTAACTGGTttgacctcaaaagtcaaaggcCTTCATATGTGTGGTAGATAGTGAATAAGTTTGTGATGGGTACATTTACTGAAATAAACATAGGTACAAATATTAGTGCATGTAGTAATGCATTGGTGACAGCCCTAAATATAGTTAATCCACATAATGGAaaattaaagatcttggaaattATCCacaaaaaaatgtatgtttGTGGAGTCTTTGATGGTTCTTGTTATATTCTTGAGTTTAGTTGCTCAAATCCTATGTTTTCATTCAACAGATATCAGTGCATGTATATAATATTAGTATATGCTTAAAGTTAAACCACCTCAAAGGTGGCTTAGTGGTTATCGTCCTCAGTTTTTTACTAACAGGTCTTAGATTTGAATCTTACTATGTAACAATTTGGGATGGCCGAAGAAAGGTTCAGAAATGGACACCAGATAACCTCGGTGAGGTCGAGTACATTTAAGTAAAACAATACTGGCCCCTTCGAGTAACCCGAATAGGGAAAAACCTCATCTGTTTATATATAGGTAAAGTTACTTATTTATGATAAAGTAGTACTTATACTGAGTTTAGGTCAAGTGTTAAGAAGAATGTCAACTCTGTTCTAGCCTTTAGAGGGGTTATTAGGCATGTTCGCAAGCTATCATTAGTGACGCCTTATTTTTCAacaattttggttgtttttactttttaggaAACCCTTTATGTTGTTTTTTGATAATGTTAATAATGTGCGCTATATGTACAGATTCGTCCGTTCGCAAGATATGTGCAAAACATTTCTAATGTTAGATGGAACAGTACTAATGTTGCTGTGGCTGATGATGTTGGGTACGTGGTAAATACTGTTTTATCAATCTATATTTTGTAACCTCCATACTTGAGGCGGGTTGTGGCTTAAGTTTCATATTGTGTGTGacatttaatatgtttttatcagATATAAGGGACATGGTATGTTGGCACCTTTCACAGCTGGATGGCAGACTACCGATTCAAATCCTTTGGTGATAGAGAAATCAGAGGTTTTCTAATGACTTTCgcttttaaaaatttgtatgaGTTTCAATTGAATACGTTGCATCTTGTCTAATACTACATACTTATCTATATACACTGACACTATCTTTGAATTTTGTCTGCCAATGCTTGTAGGGGTCTTATGTATATGATGTAAATGGAAAGAAGTATCTTGATGCTCTTGCGGGTTTGTGGTGCAATCCTTTAGGTCAGTGTAATTCCCCAATTTCAGCATATATGTGAAACGTTCAACAAGTTGACAGACTATATCATCATAAATTGTTGAACCGAAAATATGATGAATGTAGAGGACAACTAATACTATAGGCCCAAAGGGCTAATGC includes the following:
- the LOC122600764 gene encoding inorganic pyrophosphatase TTM2-like, giving the protein MDQDNTMAESKSRKQRLLKDQVRLVKRKDNERFEIVQIKDNLSFEKGFFVVIRACQMLSQKNDGIILVGLAGPSGAGKTAFTEKILNFMPSVAVISMDNYNDATRVIDGNFDDPRLTDYDTLLKNIHDLKEGKTIEVPIYDFKSSFRTGYRTLEVPSSRIVIIEGIYALSEKLRPLLDLRVSVTGGVHFDLVKRVLRDIHRAGQEPEEIIYQISETVYPMYKAFIEPDLQTAHIKIVNKFNPFTGFQNPTYILKSSRDVSVEQVKSAMSEEHTEALEQIYDIFLLPPGEDPETCQSYLRMRNREGKYNLMFEEWVTDPPFIISPRISFEVSVRLLGGLMALGYTIASILKRSSHVFKDDRVCVKIDFLEQVNRHYVQVLGRDRLSVRCVAEQLGLEGSYIPRTYLEQMKLEKLLNEVMVLPEDLKTKLSIDEEMLSTPKGSITVETMKNKILKSGMSYSYSTARDKNLTSINSQRFEEPTATLASQGAISQLSDQISALNDRMDEFTSRVDELNSQLSRGANSGIQSQQRIDSGNGNGSGSASTSYFTSPLANSSSNGNTVRHSSSSSQLSKEFNLAEEISGIARNQLKIMHQLDVLNTSLRDKMGERSRQERRVKKSKGVEIDAVVVSVLLALACGGIGIFFLKGSSSRN